TACCAATATCACCAGCAATATTTAACATTTCTTTTATAGCTCTTTGATCTACTATGCAAGTTAAGGGATAATTTAAAGATAAATCTCTTAAAAACCTTGAAATATTTAAACCATAATTTTTACTTTTTTCTTTTAAAATTTTATACTCTTCTTCACTTACTCTTATGGCTATTCTTTTTGTTTTATTCATTTTTACTCCAAATTTTTTAGAGCAGCTTTGCTGCGATAAAACTTAGCAAATGTTCGACATTTGCATATCCTGTCCTTTTACTCCAAGAAATTATACTAAATTATAAGACATTATCAAAATTGAGTTATGTAAATGTATTAAAATGCGGTATAATGTCTTATAATTTTTCATTAAAAATTGTTTATAAACTCGGTAAATT
Above is a window of Campylobacter ureolyticus ACS-301-V-Sch3b DNA encoding:
- a CDS encoding plasmid mobilization protein, which encodes MNKTKRIAIRVSEEEYKILKEKSKNYGLNISRFLRDLSLNYPLTCIVDQRAIKEMLNIAGDIGRLGGLFKYWLTLNYDEKPNFSDKRSYDDIDKIVDEILELQDLLKQEALKLMKEIDDN